Proteins encoded by one window of Ignavibacteriota bacterium:
- a CDS encoding PBP1A family penicillin-binding protein, translating into MKPIHLLILLCILTILITLGIALYTNNIVSYGMPGLEQLENPQTNLATRIYSSDGKLLDHFFNERRVNLTYDSIPDNFIKALVATEDRKFWTHWGVHTGRVINAAIKNVLGDKEGASTLTMQLSRNLFLSHAVSWDRKIREAFLSLQIEKTYTKKEILEMYSNTVYFGSSAYGIQVASQVYFDKDPSELILPECALLVGLLKAPESYNPFKKPEKAISRRNLVLKLMYDQEYITAGQYTEAIKSPLTVFKQEKGADKKKRRFMGELIAPHYVEMIRQDISRDNSMLDYNLYRDGLIIHTTLDSRIQRHANEAVAEHLKELQQLFDKKWNWSRQKTLLDDLLKKAITGRADYRAADKEGKKSLDQQLRADKKFIDSVKNAAITIQVGLVVIDPTNGSLLAMVGASPKFMQEHRESKYSLNHAFQIKRQPGSAFKPFVYASALQKGMTPESMIECGPFSYLLQTGEVWEPKGTGNCETGEKTSLLNALRISINTVSARLITEVTNPRDVVNLSRKMGIQSVLAGVPALSLGAGGDLDPLELTSAYGTFANNGIYVPPYYISTIYDKHGTLIREKRKFVNMTEAMQPEIAAQMIFMMQRVVDAGTASRAIRSRFKDIQAAGKTGTTNDAADAWFVGFTPQLVCGVWLGFDDKRVTFDVLGSDGYGGRSAAPIWGILMDKIYSDMTLPYKQRMFSYTKKDDSLTWNAVPYPVTEMQLNSDPQLRQKIEDTVPRILPKEIILPPLPLR; encoded by the coding sequence ATGAAACCTATACACCTGCTTATATTGCTTTGTATATTAACAATACTGATAACTCTCGGTATTGCCTTATATACCAATAATATTGTTTCTTACGGAATGCCGGGACTTGAGCAGCTCGAGAATCCTCAAACAAATTTAGCAACAAGAATCTACAGTTCGGATGGCAAATTATTAGATCATTTTTTTAATGAACGGCGTGTAAATCTGACTTATGACAGCATTCCCGATAATTTTATAAAAGCTCTTGTAGCTACTGAAGACAGAAAATTCTGGACACACTGGGGAGTTCATACCGGTAGGGTAATAAATGCCGCCATAAAGAACGTATTAGGCGATAAAGAAGGAGCCAGTACACTTACGATGCAGCTTTCACGAAATTTGTTTTTGAGCCATGCTGTATCTTGGGACAGAAAAATTCGGGAAGCGTTTCTATCATTACAAATTGAAAAGACATATACCAAAAAAGAAATTCTTGAGATGTACTCAAATACAGTATATTTTGGAAGCAGCGCTTATGGAATTCAGGTCGCTTCTCAGGTTTATTTTGATAAAGACCCTTCTGAGCTCATTCTCCCTGAATGTGCTCTTCTTGTAGGATTACTAAAAGCACCGGAAAGTTACAACCCTTTTAAAAAGCCTGAAAAAGCAATTTCGAGACGCAACCTTGTATTGAAATTAATGTATGACCAGGAATATATCACAGCCGGTCAATACACGGAAGCGATTAAATCGCCTCTAACTGTATTTAAGCAGGAAAAAGGTGCAGATAAGAAGAAACGAAGATTTATGGGTGAGCTGATTGCACCTCATTATGTAGAGATGATTAGGCAGGATATTTCGCGTGACAATTCGATGCTTGATTACAATCTTTATCGCGATGGTTTAATAATTCATACTACACTTGATTCGAGAATTCAAAGACACGCCAACGAAGCTGTTGCAGAGCATTTGAAGGAACTTCAGCAATTATTCGACAAAAAATGGAATTGGAGCAGACAAAAAACATTACTGGATGATTTACTTAAAAAAGCTATCACAGGAAGAGCAGATTACAGAGCTGCTGATAAAGAAGGTAAAAAATCATTAGACCAACAATTAAGAGCTGATAAAAAATTTATTGATTCTGTTAAAAATGCAGCTATTACAATTCAGGTAGGACTCGTGGTAATTGACCCCACAAATGGCTCTTTACTCGCGATGGTTGGCGCTTCACCAAAATTTATGCAGGAACACAGAGAATCCAAATATTCTTTAAACCATGCTTTCCAAATTAAAAGACAACCCGGTTCTGCTTTTAAACCGTTTGTATATGCAAGCGCCCTGCAAAAAGGAATGACCCCGGAATCTATGATTGAATGCGGACCATTTTCTTATTTGCTCCAAACAGGTGAAGTATGGGAGCCAAAGGGCACCGGAAATTGTGAAACCGGTGAAAAAACAAGTCTTTTAAACGCTTTAAGAATTTCGATAAATACAGTCTCTGCAAGATTAATTACTGAAGTTACTAATCCAAGAGATGTCGTCAATCTTTCCCGAAAGATGGGTATTCAATCTGTGTTAGCAGGAGTACCTGCTTTGTCATTAGGAGCAGGCGGTGATTTAGATCCTCTTGAGCTGACATCTGCCTACGGAACTTTTGCAAATAACGGGATTTATGTTCCACCTTATTATATTTCAACAATTTACGACAAACACGGCACTTTAATACGCGAAAAACGTAAATTTGTAAATATGACTGAAGCAATGCAACCGGAAATTGCGGCTCAGATGATTTTCATGATGCAAAGAGTTGTTGATGCAGGCACAGCATCGAGAGCTATAAGGTCACGATTTAAGGATATACAGGCTGCCGGAAAAACAGGTACAACAAACGATGCCGCTGATGCTTGGTTTGTTGGTTTCACACCACAGCTTGTGTGCGGTGTTTGGCTGGGTTTTGATGATAAAAGAGTAACATTCGATGTTTTAGGTTCTGATGGATATGGTGGTCGCTCTGCTGCACCGATTTGGGGGATTCTCATGGACAAGATTTATTCTGATATGACTTTACCATACAAGCAAAGAATGTTCAGTTATACTAAAAAAGATGACAGTCTGACCTGGAATGCAGTTCCCTATCCTGTAACTGAAATGCAGTTGAATAGTGACCCGCAACTACGTCAAAAAATCGAAGACACGGTCCCAAGAATTCTCCCTAAAGAGATTATACTGCCGCCTTTACCGTTAAGATAA
- the rpsG gene encoding 30S ribosomal protein S7 produces the protein MRKRRAEKRPVVLDPIYNDYVVAKFVNNIMFEGRKNVARTIIYDAFDIVKEKTNEDPVEVFKKAISNVAPLVEVRSRRVGGATYQVPVDVREERRLALAIRWIKNYAKARRDKKMSQRLAAEFMAASKGEGSAVKKREDTHKMAEANKAFAHFKW, from the coding sequence ATGAGAAAAAGAAGAGCAGAAAAAAGACCGGTTGTTTTAGATCCGATATACAATGATTACGTTGTAGCTAAGTTCGTAAACAACATTATGTTTGAGGGCAGAAAGAATGTCGCCCGCACAATTATATACGATGCGTTTGATATAGTTAAAGAAAAGACTAATGAAGATCCGGTAGAGGTTTTCAAAAAAGCGATATCAAATGTTGCTCCCCTGGTAGAAGTTCGTTCCCGCCGTGTTGGTGGTGCTACTTATCAGGTGCCCGTTGATGTACGCGAAGAAAGACGTCTTGCTCTTGCTATTCGCTGGATAAAAAATTATGCAAAGGCTCGCCGTGACAAAAAAATGTCTCAGAGACTTGCTGCAGAATTTATGGCTGCCTCCAAAGGTGAGGGTTCGGCTGTAAAGAAACGTGAAGATACCCATAAAATGGCAGAAGCTAATAAAGCCTTTGCACATTTTAAATGGTAA
- a CDS encoding formylglycine-generating enzyme family protein, whose product MRYRIIILLLVIFALSACHKDNPVIPSGDTEILSLNSDSLAYGDTLIIKGKFFGSSMPGKRLIFDSLVSVNSNECLLWHNSEIHLVIPNGTRSGMAYLYFDTLAIDSTYIGISKVPFFDVVEVKAGKFTRGSNVSSLNEMPAREIAISSDFYISKYEVNQRVYQAVTGSNPSNVKDIRLPVDSISWLAAVEFCNKLSAMHNLESVYTVTGIDVTMDTAKTGWRLPTEAEWEYACRAGTQGDFAGSGILNEMAWYSENSGMKMHPGGRKKANDFGIYDMHGNVWEWCWDFYGGQYYSTSPDVNPLGPATGNSRVMRGGSWSDGMNFARSSNRSLPLQIGSNTGIRIIRKK is encoded by the coding sequence ATGAGATACAGAATAATTATATTACTTTTAGTAATTTTTGCTTTATCGGCTTGCCATAAAGATAATCCCGTCATTCCTTCAGGCGATACAGAAATACTATCACTTAATTCCGATTCACTGGCTTATGGTGATACTCTAATCATTAAAGGTAAATTCTTTGGTTCATCTATGCCCGGGAAAAGATTGATATTTGATTCATTAGTTTCGGTAAATTCAAATGAATGCCTGCTTTGGCATAATTCAGAAATTCATCTTGTAATTCCTAACGGCACTCGCTCAGGAATGGCGTATCTTTATTTTGATACTTTAGCTATAGACAGTACTTATATAGGAATAAGTAAAGTTCCTTTTTTTGATGTTGTCGAAGTTAAAGCCGGAAAATTCACACGTGGCTCAAATGTTTCATCTTTAAATGAAATGCCTGCCCGGGAAATTGCAATATCAAGTGATTTCTATATCAGCAAATACGAAGTTAATCAGAGAGTTTATCAGGCAGTAACAGGTAGTAATCCTTCAAATGTTAAAGATATTCGTTTACCGGTTGATAGTATAAGCTGGCTTGCCGCAGTTGAATTCTGTAATAAGCTTTCTGCAATGCACAACCTTGAATCAGTATATACCGTTACAGGTATTGATGTAACTATGGATACAGCTAAAACCGGATGGCGTCTGCCTACTGAAGCAGAATGGGAATATGCATGCAGAGCCGGAACTCAAGGTGATTTCGCCGGAAGCGGAATTTTGAACGAGATGGCTTGGTATTCTGAAAATTCAGGAATGAAAATGCATCCGGGTGGCAGAAAAAAAGCTAACGACTTTGGAATTTACGATATGCACGGCAATGTTTGGGAATGGTGCTGGGATTTCTACGGTGGACAATATTACAGTACATCACCTGATGTCAACCCATTGGGTCCTGCCACAGGCAACAGCAGAGTGATGCGTGGCGGTTCATGGAGCGATGGGATGAATTTTGCTAGGTCATCTAACAGGTCACTTCCATTGCAAATTGGCTCAAATACCGGAATTAGAATTATTAGAAAAAAGTAA
- a CDS encoding 1-acyl-sn-glycerol-3-phosphate acyltransferase produces the protein MSFLKSVYVAYISLVYSIIAAFAILLFGKKIFYPIARHWAMHLLYASGVKLKISGKDKISKDESYIFVANHSSLIDIPALLAAIDINFRIIYKKELEKIPVFGWGLKLSPFIGIKRESGRDSMSGLETAVESVRCGDSVVIFPEGTRSKDGKLGEFKRGAFLLASRSGKKIVPVTVNGSAKVLPNKKLLIISGDISINISDPITYNGSNKADEMELMKQVHDIINSKL, from the coding sequence TTGTCTTTTCTTAAATCAGTTTATGTTGCATACATATCTCTTGTTTACTCAATAATTGCTGCTTTTGCTATTTTGTTATTTGGCAAAAAAATCTTTTATCCGATTGCAAGACATTGGGCAATGCATCTGCTCTACGCCTCAGGGGTTAAACTTAAAATCTCGGGTAAAGATAAAATATCCAAAGATGAAAGTTATATCTTTGTAGCAAATCATAGTAGTCTCATTGATATTCCTGCTTTACTTGCAGCAATTGATATTAATTTCAGAATAATTTACAAAAAAGAGCTGGAGAAAATACCTGTATTTGGTTGGGGGCTCAAATTGTCACCCTTTATTGGTATCAAACGAGAAAGCGGAAGAGATTCAATGTCAGGTCTTGAAACTGCTGTAGAATCCGTCAGGTGTGGCGATTCAGTTGTAATTTTTCCGGAAGGCACCCGGTCTAAGGATGGTAAATTAGGTGAATTCAAGCGTGGAGCATTCCTTCTCGCTTCAAGAAGTGGCAAAAAGATTGTACCTGTAACTGTTAACGGCTCTGCAAAAGTATTGCCTAACAAAAAATTACTCATCATAAGTGGTGACATTAGCATCAATATTTCTGACCCGATTACTTACAATGGGTCAAATAAAGCCGATGAGATGGAACTGATGAAACAAGTCCACGATATAATTAATTCTAAACTGTAA
- a CDS encoding winged helix-turn-helix transcriptional regulator has protein sequence MDDENKFLTDSEIEHVAQRFKILSEGSRLKILRSLFDGEKSVSEIIERTGLLQANVSKQLRILQNNGIVNCRPEGLMRYYKLTDFTVQKICHAVCGRLEY, from the coding sequence ATGGATGATGAGAATAAATTCCTGACCGATTCTGAAATTGAGCACGTAGCTCAAAGATTCAAGATATTGTCGGAAGGTTCGAGATTGAAAATACTTCGCTCGCTTTTCGACGGAGAGAAATCAGTATCCGAAATCATCGAAAGAACCGGCTTACTTCAGGCGAATGTATCAAAGCAGCTCAGGATTCTGCAAAATAATGGTATAGTTAACTGCAGACCCGAAGGACTTATGAGATACTATAAGCTAACTGATTTCACAGTTCAAAAAATATGTCATGCAGTTTGCGGAAGATTAGAATATTAG
- a CDS encoding fumarylacetoacetate hydrolase family protein, giving the protein MSYKKYSIQGESDIEVGTIYCIGQNYSKHAAEMGSSVSPEPVIFIKPPAAYIQSGENVVLPDFSENVHYEVELVVLIGNDCHNILPEDAHKYIGGYAVGIDVTLRDLQKKAKEEGKPWSVAKGFYTSAPVSGFIPQSRFENEVPYFDLKLWVNDELKQSGSTKEMERTVAELIQYISKVFSLRKGDVIFTGTPEGVGQIRKGDIIKAELSGYVELSVGVV; this is encoded by the coding sequence ATGAGCTACAAAAAATATTCAATTCAGGGAGAGAGTGATATTGAAGTTGGTACTATTTATTGTATAGGTCAAAATTACTCAAAACATGCAGCCGAGATGGGTTCAAGTGTATCGCCTGAACCTGTGATATTTATCAAACCGCCAGCTGCTTATATTCAAAGTGGGGAAAATGTTGTTCTTCCTGATTTTTCAGAAAATGTTCATTATGAAGTTGAGCTTGTGGTCTTAATTGGAAATGACTGCCATAATATTTTGCCTGAGGATGCACATAAGTATATTGGTGGATATGCTGTCGGGATTGATGTTACACTCAGAGATTTACAGAAAAAAGCAAAAGAAGAGGGAAAACCCTGGTCTGTTGCAAAAGGTTTTTATACCTCAGCTCCTGTTTCCGGATTTATTCCACAGAGCCGTTTTGAAAATGAAGTACCATATTTCGATTTGAAATTATGGGTCAATGATGAACTTAAACAGTCAGGTAGTACTAAAGAAATGGAACGTACGGTAGCTGAATTGATTCAATATATTTCCAAAGTTTTTTCACTAAGAAAAGGTGACGTCATATTCACCGGAACTCCCGAAGGTGTTGGACAGATAAGGAAAGGAGATATTATAAAAGCTGAGCTTTCAGGTTATGTAGAATTATCGGTTGGAGTTGTTTGA
- a CDS encoding flagellin: MATAISGGSRIRTNTPAENAYNALKASNDNIALRQLRLSTGKRINSASDDVAGYITSRALQARNTSLKSALKSVGEAKNVTAIVQDSLDNIQNLLNDIKQLASNAASGALGTDEKVALAKGAFRLAEQIQTIVDSTVFGGRELLDGTFSGSWNIGFKADNSLLNIDVNLKETNTDDFNIVGDGIATGEFNLNSTSDSGVSNFAAVEGLNLADLDGVASDDLDIFSEANIATTLQSLSTAINNVNKVASYIGGIDARLTSQESLLTSQITNYNAAISRIEDADVAEEQLELIKSQFLQQASLVSLTQANQNPQNFLQLFR; encoded by the coding sequence ATGGCTACGGCTATATCCGGTGGATCAAGAATCCGCACAAACACGCCTGCTGAAAATGCTTACAACGCATTAAAAGCATCTAATGATAACATTGCACTTCGCCAGTTGAGACTGTCAACAGGTAAGAGAATCAACTCTGCGTCAGATGACGTTGCAGGTTATATCACTTCACGTGCCTTACAGGCTCGTAACACATCACTTAAATCAGCTCTTAAGTCAGTTGGTGAAGCCAAGAACGTGACTGCAATCGTTCAGGATTCACTTGACAACATTCAGAACCTTTTGAATGATATCAAACAGCTTGCTTCAAATGCTGCTTCTGGTGCACTTGGTACTGACGAAAAAGTGGCTCTTGCAAAAGGTGCTTTCCGTCTTGCAGAACAGATTCAAACTATTGTTGACTCGACTGTATTTGGTGGTCGTGAACTTCTTGACGGTACATTCTCTGGTTCTTGGAATATCGGGTTTAAAGCAGATAATAGTCTATTGAATATTGACGTGAATCTTAAAGAAACTAATACTGATGATTTCAATATAGTTGGAGATGGTATAGCAACTGGTGAATTTAATTTGAATTCAACATCAGATTCTGGTGTATCAAATTTTGCAGCTGTTGAAGGTTTAAACTTAGCTGACTTGGATGGAGTTGCATCAGACGATCTTGATATATTTAGTGAAGCAAACATTGCAACAACCCTGCAGAGTTTATCTACTGCTATCAACAATGTGAATAAAGTAGCATCTTATATTGGTGGTATTGATGCTCGTTTGACATCTCAGGAAAGTCTTTTGACTTCACAGATTACAAACTATAATGCTGCGATTTCAAGAATTGAAGATGCAGACGTTGCAGAAGAACAGTTAGAACTTATCAAATCACAGTTCTTACAACAGGCATCATTGGTGTCATTGACTCAGGCGAATCAGAATCCTCAGAATTTCCTCCAGCTCTTTAGATAA
- the rpsL gene encoding 30S ribosomal protein S12, which yields MPTISQLVRKGRKKLVEKSKSAALNSCPQRRGVCTRVYTTTPKKPNSALRKVARVRLTSGFEVTAYIPGEGHNLQEHSIVYVRGGRVKDLPGVRYHIVRGTADTQGVDGRRQGRSKYGSKRPKPGQATGPAAKGKKK from the coding sequence GTGCCAACTATCAGTCAGTTAGTCCGTAAGGGCAGAAAAAAGTTAGTAGAAAAGAGTAAGTCAGCGGCTCTGAATTCATGCCCTCAAAGAAGAGGTGTATGTACCAGAGTATATACCACTACTCCTAAGAAGCCTAACTCAGCTCTCAGAAAAGTTGCCCGTGTAAGGCTTACATCTGGTTTTGAGGTAACGGCATATATTCCTGGAGAAGGTCATAACCTACAGGAGCACTCAATTGTATATGTACGCGGTGGCAGAGTGAAAGATTTGCCGGGTGTAAGATATCACATCGTACGTGGAACCGCCGATACTCAGGGTGTTGACGGAAGACGTCAGGGTAGATCAAAATATGGTTCAAAGCGTCCTAAACCGGGACAAGCTACAGGACCTGCTGCAAAAGGTAAAAAGAAATAA
- a CDS encoding DMT family transporter: MPFIGEISALAAAIFWAGISIVFTTVAFRIGAIQLNIDRMILAAIFLLITIFAFSIDFTVNLNQILFLTISGFIGLVLGDTFLFKSFQEIGPRVTMLIYSINPAIAAILAYFFLGEVMEVLAITGVLVTLTGIAVVVMEKPNAENKFKTTRKGLMYALLGAAGQAIGLIFAKGAYSYGDIHSLTATFVRIASAAIVMLPLGILFKKYKNPIKLYFKERKTFNLVILGSIIGPYLGISLSFVALTNTKIGIAATLMSTVPVIVLPLTWYFYKEKLTFISIAGAFITVAGVSMLFL; this comes from the coding sequence ATGCCGTTTATAGGTGAAATTTCCGCACTTGCAGCCGCAATATTCTGGGCAGGTATTTCAATAGTTTTTACAACTGTGGCTTTCAGAATTGGAGCCATCCAGCTGAATATTGACCGTATGATTCTCGCCGCAATATTTTTACTGATAACAATTTTTGCTTTTTCAATTGATTTTACAGTAAATTTAAATCAAATACTATTTTTGACAATCAGTGGCTTTATCGGTCTTGTGCTTGGAGATACATTTCTTTTCAAGTCATTTCAGGAAATTGGTCCGCGGGTTACTATGCTTATTTATTCAATTAATCCTGCAATAGCTGCCATACTTGCATACTTTTTCCTTGGTGAAGTAATGGAAGTATTAGCAATCACAGGTGTGCTGGTTACTCTAACCGGAATTGCTGTTGTTGTAATGGAGAAACCGAATGCAGAAAATAAATTCAAGACTACTCGAAAAGGGCTTATGTATGCACTTCTCGGAGCTGCGGGTCAGGCTATCGGACTGATTTTTGCCAAAGGAGCCTATAGTTACGGTGATATTCACAGTCTGACAGCTACATTTGTAAGAATTGCATCAGCTGCGATTGTGATGTTGCCATTAGGTATATTATTTAAAAAATATAAAAACCCAATTAAGCTGTATTTCAAAGAAAGAAAAACATTTAATCTTGTGATTTTAGGTTCGATTATAGGACCATATTTGGGTATATCCCTCAGCTTCGTGGCTCTGACAAATACTAAAATCGGTATTGCCGCAACATTGATGTCAACAGTACCTGTTATAGTTTTGCCGCTTACATGGTATTTTTACAAGGAAAAATTGACATTTATATCAATAGCCGGTGCATTCATAACAGTTGCAGGTGTTTCTATGCTGTTTTTATAA
- the glf gene encoding UDP-galactopyranose mutase yields MKFDYLIVGAGYAGSILAERIATQLDKKVLIVDKRDHIAGNAYDYYNNDGVLVHKYGPHIFHTSSKKVWDYLSEFTEWNTYNHYVQAIVEGKRVPVPFNLNSIYALFPQKYAEKLETKLIERYGYGIKIPILKMKEVEDEELRFLAEYIYKNVFYGYTVKQWNLKPEELDYNVTSRVPVYISRDDRYFQDTYQALPKNGYTEMFKRIISHPNIRILLKTDYREAVEYIKFDKLIYTGPLDYYFDNMFGELPYRSLNFDIKTFDTEQYQEVGQVNYPNNYDYTRITEFKHLSQQKHLKSSVAFEYPQAYIPGVNDPYYPIPRPDNNELFAKYKAEADKLDGSVYFVGRLADYKYYNMDQIAGVALQLFEKKIAKSR; encoded by the coding sequence ATGAAATTCGACTATTTGATTGTAGGTGCAGGTTATGCGGGTAGCATTCTTGCAGAAAGAATCGCAACCCAACTGGATAAAAAGGTTTTAATCGTTGACAAGCGTGACCATATCGCCGGAAATGCTTATGATTACTATAACAATGACGGAGTGCTTGTTCATAAGTACGGTCCCCATATTTTCCATACTTCATCAAAAAAAGTTTGGGATTACCTCTCTGAATTTACTGAATGGAACACATACAACCATTATGTTCAGGCAATAGTCGAAGGAAAACGTGTACCTGTTCCGTTCAACTTAAATTCTATCTATGCCCTTTTTCCACAAAAATATGCAGAAAAACTTGAAACCAAGCTAATTGAAAGGTATGGATACGGAATTAAAATCCCAATCCTGAAAATGAAAGAGGTCGAAGATGAGGAATTGCGGTTTTTGGCTGAGTATATATATAAAAATGTATTTTACGGATACACAGTCAAGCAGTGGAATTTAAAGCCGGAAGAGCTCGATTATAATGTTACTTCCCGAGTACCTGTTTATATTTCACGAGATGACAGATATTTTCAGGATACTTATCAAGCACTGCCAAAAAACGGCTATACCGAAATGTTCAAACGAATAATTTCACATCCAAATATCCGAATTTTGCTAAAAACAGATTATCGCGAAGCTGTGGAATATATTAAATTCGATAAGCTGATTTACACAGGACCACTTGATTATTATTTCGACAATATGTTCGGTGAGCTTCCATACAGAAGTCTGAATTTTGACATTAAGACATTTGATACTGAGCAATATCAGGAAGTCGGTCAGGTAAATTATCCCAATAATTATGACTACACGCGAATAACCGAATTCAAACATTTATCACAGCAAAAGCATCTTAAATCAAGCGTAGCTTTCGAATATCCTCAGGCATATATTCCGGGAGTAAATGACCCTTATTATCCAATTCCCCGCCCCGACAATAATGAGCTTTTCGCAAAATATAAAGCTGAAGCAGATAAATTAGATGGTTCCGTATATTTTGTAGGCAGACTTGCTGATTATAAATATTACAATATGGATCAGATTGCCGGAGTTGCGCTTCAGCTTTTTGAAAAGAAAATTGCTAAATCAAGATAG
- a CDS encoding ABC transporter ATP-binding protein — protein MKIDLKNIVKEYQKGTRAVDDVSISADSGDFLVLVGPSGCGKSTILRMIAGLEEITSGELFFDEKKINDLEPGKRNIGMVFQNYALYPHLTVYDNLAFPLRIIKIPKKEIEARVIEIAHLTGLDELLKRKPKQLSGGQRQRVALGRALIRKPNVFLFDEPLSNLDAKLRIQMRNEIVNLHEKAGTTSVYVTHDQVEAMTMGTKIAVMNNGKIMQYGTPDEVYNRPENIFVAGFLGSPQMNFFKVRHHPLGFEIDENIINVGHEIHEDIYSFGIRPENISIVANDEDICSTVKRYEFLGYEQLIYATTGRTDFCIRQDIKRKFKAGEEIKIKLDRGALHFFDYQGIRL, from the coding sequence TTGAAAATAGATTTAAAAAATATAGTTAAAGAGTATCAAAAAGGTACAAGAGCAGTAGATGATGTGAGTATTTCCGCAGATTCCGGTGATTTTCTCGTACTTGTAGGACCATCAGGTTGCGGGAAATCAACTATTTTAAGAATGATAGCCGGACTTGAAGAAATTACTTCAGGAGAGCTGTTTTTTGATGAAAAGAAAATAAACGACCTGGAGCCAGGAAAGCGAAATATTGGTATGGTATTCCAAAATTATGCCTTGTATCCGCATCTGACAGTTTATGATAACCTTGCTTTTCCACTAAGAATAATAAAGATTCCGAAAAAGGAAATTGAAGCAAGAGTCATAGAAATTGCTCATCTTACCGGTCTTGACGAACTTCTCAAACGTAAGCCTAAGCAGCTTTCGGGCGGTCAACGTCAGAGAGTTGCACTCGGAAGGGCGCTTATAAGAAAGCCGAATGTATTTCTTTTCGATGAGCCACTTTCAAATCTTGATGCTAAACTAAGAATTCAAATGCGTAATGAAATTGTTAATCTACACGAAAAAGCAGGCACAACATCTGTCTATGTGACACACGACCAAGTGGAAGCTATGACAATGGGTACTAAAATTGCTGTGATGAATAATGGTAAAATTATGCAATACGGCACCCCAGACGAAGTTTACAATCGTCCTGAAAACATTTTCGTCGCCGGGTTTTTAGGTAGTCCTCAGATGAATTTTTTCAAAGTCAGACACCATCCCCTTGGTTTTGAAATTGATGAGAATATAATCAATGTCGGTCATGAAATACATGAAGATATTTACTCATTTGGGATAAGACCGGAGAATATCAGTATAGTAGCTAATGATGAAGATATTTGTTCTACTGTCAAACGATATGAATTCTTAGGTTATGAGCAGTTGATTTATGCAACTACAGGAAGAACTGATTTCTGTATCAGACAAGATATAAAAAGAAAATTTAAAGCAGGCGAAGAAATTAAGATTAAGTTAGACCGTGGTGCTTTACACTTTTTTGACTATCAAGGAATAAGGTTATAA
- a CDS encoding flagellar protein FliS, with protein sequence MSNVAQKLAASKVYGGEKGKVPAYLEQEVLSWSKEKIILKMYDLFLVSARKQDSSKMNRVLVELMSSLNFEYEEVATRLYRLYEYCQRCVMQKKFDEAYTIIKELRVSWATAFNLE encoded by the coding sequence ATGTCAAATGTAGCACAAAAGTTAGCAGCTTCTAAAGTTTACGGTGGTGAAAAAGGTAAAGTTCCGGCTTATTTAGAACAGGAAGTTCTTTCATGGAGCAAGGAAAAAATTATCCTCAAGATGTATGACTTATTCCTTGTCAGTGCCCGTAAGCAAGATTCGTCCAAAATGAATCGTGTTCTTGTCGAATTAATGAGCTCGCTGAATTTTGAATACGAAGAAGTGGCAACAAGACTTTATCGCTTGTACGAATACTGCCAAAGATGTGTGATGCAGAAAAAATTCGATGAAGCTTATACGATTATTAAAGAGTTGCGTGTTTCATGGGCAACAGCTTTTAATCTCGAATAA